The Luteimonas galliterrae genome contains a region encoding:
- a CDS encoding polyprenyl synthetase family protein, giving the protein MDSAPSRLRTLDLAAIQALASADMAAVDALIRRRLASDVALVNQIGEHIVAAGGKRLRPMLLLLAARALGHAGPDAHQLAAVIEFIHTATLLHDDVVDESDLRRGRKTANALWGNAPSVLVGDFLYSRSFQLMVELDRVEVMRILADTTNAIAEGEVLQLLHVRNPDTDEAAYLRVIERKTAVLFAAATRLGALLAGADAQSQRRFHDYGMNLGYAFQIADDVLDYSADEADLGKHLGDDLAEGKATLPLIHAIAHSPPEVAARLRGVVGNGDVSALPEVLAAINATGGLEYSRSRANEYAYAAERALEGLEENDGVAALRGLAHYAVDRKS; this is encoded by the coding sequence ATGGATTCCGCGCCTTCCCGTCTGCGAACGCTCGATTTGGCCGCCATCCAGGCCCTGGCCTCCGCCGACATGGCCGCCGTCGATGCCCTGATCCGGCGCCGCCTGGCCTCGGACGTGGCCCTGGTCAACCAGATCGGCGAGCACATCGTCGCCGCCGGCGGCAAACGGCTGCGGCCCATGCTGCTGCTGTTGGCGGCGCGCGCGCTGGGCCATGCCGGGCCGGATGCGCACCAGCTGGCCGCGGTGATCGAATTCATCCACACCGCCACCCTGCTGCACGACGACGTGGTCGACGAGTCCGACCTGCGCCGCGGCCGCAAGACCGCCAACGCGCTGTGGGGCAACGCGCCCAGCGTGCTGGTCGGCGATTTCCTCTACTCGCGCAGCTTCCAGCTGATGGTGGAACTGGACCGGGTCGAAGTGATGCGGATCCTGGCCGATACCACCAACGCGATCGCCGAGGGCGAAGTGCTGCAACTGCTGCACGTGCGCAACCCCGACACGGACGAAGCCGCCTACCTGCGCGTGATCGAGCGCAAGACCGCGGTGCTGTTCGCCGCCGCCACGCGCCTGGGCGCACTGCTGGCCGGCGCCGACGCGCAGTCGCAGCGGCGTTTCCACGACTACGGCATGAATCTGGGCTACGCCTTCCAGATCGCGGACGACGTGCTGGATTACAGCGCCGACGAAGCCGACCTGGGCAAGCACCTGGGCGACGACCTGGCCGAAGGCAAGGCGACGCTGCCGCTGATCCATGCGATCGCGCATAGCCCGCCCGAGGTCGCCGCGCGGTTGCGCGGCGTCGTCGGGAACGGGGACGTATCGGCGCTGCCGGAAGTGCTGGCGGCGATCAATGCGACCGGCGGCCTCGAATACAGCCGCAGCCGCGCCAACGAATACGCCTACGCTGCGGAACGCGCGTTGGAAGGGCTGGAAGAAAACGACGGCGTCGCCGCGTTGCGAGGAC
- a CDS encoding single-stranded DNA-binding protein — MARGVNKVILVGNLGNDPETKYTQGGMAVTTISLATSSVRKDKDGNTQERTEWHRVKFFGKLGEIAGEYLRKGRQVYVEGSIRYDKFTGQDGVEKYFTDIVADEMQMLGSTEGRGEQRTERSGGGDRPSRPAPAQRREPAPSQQQGMDDFADDDIPF; from the coding sequence ATGGCCCGCGGCGTAAACAAAGTGATCCTGGTCGGCAACCTCGGCAACGACCCCGAGACCAAGTACACCCAGGGCGGCATGGCCGTGACCACGATCAGCCTGGCCACCAGCAGCGTGCGCAAGGACAAGGACGGCAACACCCAGGAACGCACCGAATGGCACCGGGTGAAGTTCTTCGGCAAGCTCGGCGAGATCGCCGGCGAATACCTGCGCAAGGGCCGCCAGGTGTACGTGGAAGGCTCGATCCGCTACGACAAGTTCACCGGCCAGGACGGCGTCGAGAAGTATTTCACCGACATCGTCGCCGACGAGATGCAGATGCTCGGCAGCACCGAAGGCCGCGGCGAGCAGCGGACCGAGCGCAGCGGCGGCGGCGATCGCCCTTCGCGCCCGGCGCCGGCGCAGCGCCGCGAGCCGGCGCCCTCGCAGCAGCAAGGCATGGACGATTTCGCGGACGACGATATTCCGTTCTGA
- a CDS encoding right-handed parallel beta-helix repeat-containing protein, which yields MHRDFRVVASAFAFMLAAPAASAATYTVGPSGRQYTQLSAVFNARNLAPGDVILVDGNATYSGGIVVGEDDGGAFGSPVTIRWRREPGASRPVLSGGEHTIKFELSDHVVLDGFEIRGGSKTCVFSEAHDVVVRDSVIHGCDAHGILGADLHSGSFTLEYSEIYDAGDAATKHPIYMQSDEVAHPGSVFRMRFNYVHDGNGGNLLKSRHERNEIYYNWFEGAAYQEIELIGPDCETQDNDWTPGLKTENSDVVGNVIVHTGEWANAVRIGGDLNGRNMGHVRMANNTILFDRLGSATAVLVQLGQGRLEMHNNLIYQTSGTGPAVVRENPASAHEEPPVCAPFDLEPWAAGRKVTGSNNWVQTNASNVPVEWTGTLKGLDPLLANIAQRNLRPASGSPAVNKGNNAPPAPSGAPFPSPLLLPAADPPIREKLGYGRWRPRAVPGGIDIGALESSKSNEPMPLEGGPPKLPPKPPAAGATTPPVAGQPRQAAAPLSPSASKASAQPSLRSSPQVMAMAAPGSWSCLLQSPPAWDLPINLYLRANWCGPGLSDDSNHLWSDR from the coding sequence ATGCATAGGGATTTCCGCGTCGTCGCCTCGGCATTCGCTTTCATGCTCGCAGCCCCGGCGGCATCGGCCGCGACCTATACGGTCGGCCCCAGCGGCCGGCAATACACGCAGCTCTCCGCGGTGTTCAACGCCAGGAATCTTGCGCCGGGCGACGTCATCCTGGTCGACGGCAACGCGACCTATTCGGGCGGGATCGTAGTCGGCGAAGACGACGGCGGCGCTTTCGGCAGCCCGGTGACGATCCGCTGGCGGCGCGAGCCCGGCGCCTCGCGGCCGGTGCTAAGCGGCGGCGAGCACACCATCAAATTCGAGTTGTCCGATCATGTGGTGCTGGACGGCTTCGAGATCCGCGGCGGCAGCAAGACCTGCGTGTTCAGCGAAGCCCACGATGTCGTCGTGCGCGACAGCGTCATCCACGGCTGCGATGCGCACGGCATCCTGGGCGCGGATCTCCATTCAGGATCGTTCACGCTGGAATACAGCGAAATCTACGACGCCGGCGACGCCGCCACGAAGCATCCGATCTACATGCAGTCGGACGAAGTGGCCCATCCCGGATCCGTGTTCCGCATGCGCTTCAACTACGTGCACGACGGCAACGGCGGCAACCTGCTCAAGAGCCGGCACGAGCGCAACGAGATCTATTACAACTGGTTCGAAGGCGCCGCCTACCAGGAGATCGAGCTGATCGGGCCGGACTGCGAAACCCAGGACAACGACTGGACGCCTGGCTTGAAGACCGAGAACTCCGACGTGGTCGGCAACGTCATCGTCCACACCGGCGAATGGGCCAATGCGGTCCGCATCGGCGGCGACCTCAACGGCCGCAACATGGGCCATGTGCGCATGGCCAACAACACGATCCTGTTCGACCGCCTGGGCAGCGCCACCGCGGTGCTGGTGCAGCTGGGGCAGGGCAGGCTGGAAATGCACAACAACCTGATCTACCAGACCAGCGGCACGGGTCCGGCCGTCGTGCGCGAAAATCCCGCCAGCGCGCACGAAGAGCCACCGGTATGCGCGCCTTTCGACCTGGAACCCTGGGCGGCCGGACGCAAAGTCACCGGCAGCAACAACTGGGTGCAGACCAACGCCAGCAACGTGCCGGTCGAATGGACCGGCACGCTCAAGGGATTGGATCCGTTGCTGGCCAATATCGCCCAACGCAATCTGCGCCCGGCGAGCGGCAGTCCCGCGGTCAACAAGGGCAACAACGCGCCGCCTGCGCCATCCGGAGCGCCGTTCCCGTCGCCGCTGTTGTTGCCGGCCGCCGATCCCCCGATCCGCGAGAAACTCGGTTACGGCCGTTGGCGGCCGCGTGCCGTTCCCGGCGGCATCGATATCGGCGCGCTGGAATCGTCGAAATCGAACGAGCCGATGCCGCTGGAAGGCGGCCCACCGAAACTGCCCCCCAAGCCGCCTGCCGCGGGGGCGACCACTCCGCCGGTTGCGGGGCAACCGCGACAGGCCGCCGCGCCATTGTCGCCATCGGCGAGCAAGGCATCGGCGCAGCCGTCGCTGCGCTCATCGCCGCAAGTGATGGCGATGGCTGCACCCGGATCGTGGTCCTGCCTGCTGCAGTCGCCTCCGGCGTGGGATCTGCCGATCAATTTGTATTTGCGCGCGAACTGGTGCGGGCCGGGCTTGTCCGACGATTCGAACCACCTCTGGTCCGATCGGTAG